The sequence ATTTTTATAAACCTTCTCGTTTTTTTCCTTTTCTTCTCTTGCTTCTTCTTCCAAATTTCCTATTTCCATAAATATAAGTTTAAAATTCTTTTCCTGATCACTTCTGTCGGAATTACCCAACATTCTTCCTAAAGATAAAAATACTTCTACATCTTCTTTTTTGAACAACAGTTCTTCCTTCAATACATCTTCAACACTTAAAAAGCCATCCAACAGATTGGCATTTTTATTTTGAAATAAATAATCTCTTATATATTTAAATATGAATGAAAATTTCTTATTTCCTTTGTTATATATATTTAAGAATGCTTCAGGAATAGGATTTGCTCCATATATAATTTCAGTCTCCAACAATCTTATGCAATTCTTCATATGTAGGATATTATTGAGTCTGTCTGAATATTTTTTCCCATAAATATATCCTATTAATGAAGAAGAAGTAACTATTAAAAGACTTCCTATAATCCTTAAAATAATCATAT is a genomic window of Acidilutibacter cellobiosedens containing:
- a CDS encoding stage III sporulation protein AB, which translates into the protein MIILRIIGSLLIVTSSSLIGYIYGKKYSDRLNNILHMKNCIRLLETEIIYGANPIPEAFLNIYNKGNKKFSFIFKYIRDYLFQNKNANLLDGFLSVEDVLKEELLFKKEDVEVFLSLGRMLGNSDRSDQEKNFKLIFMEIGNLEEEAREEKEKNEKVYKNLGLLFGVALVIILL